In Tachysurus vachellii isolate PV-2020 chromosome 7, HZAU_Pvac_v1, whole genome shotgun sequence, the DNA window tcattaaaaataaataagggacTGAACACTTACATGACTCCAGGTTTTGTACACTGACGCTCTGTTTCTTTATAATCTGTAATGACTCTTACAGAGATTGGTTGTGTCAGAAAATCGGAACAGCACTGAGCTGGTCCATTTTCatctgtgtgaaaacatttctacatttagttctgtgattaaatgttcaataagaaaatattagacACTTTTATATCTAGTATCAGATGCAGATTATTGTAGCTATTAAACTGTATTATCTtaatgtaagtgagaacaggaactagcttgtatataaaaagtttgtaatcaattcctGTATGAAAGACCaacaaagtgtttaataaataataaataattcattactcCTGATACTTTCTGATACTCTTCAGCTCCTGTCATCAAATGCATCTCATCCtatgtttttaatgttctttttgtaaattagtgaataattacataaataattttgatattttgtcttttaattaCAAGTTTACAATTTCACAAGTTTACATgaggaaaaaacagacaaaaagctgCTTAACCTGCTTTAAATATGcagaacttatttatttttctaaaaaacagaaacatgtatgttattgtattatattacattatgtatataatggtagaataaatcaagaaaaaatgattaaaataaaagatttagaaATCAAGTCaatttatagttaaataaaacatattctaCCTGCTCTATTACAGGAAATgatgcagaaaataaataataatttgttattaGTGGATAGAGATTCACTCACCTTCAGTGTTGTTTAGGCTGTTAAACAGACGCTGTCCAATTCTGATAATGTGATTCTTCACCCACTTGTCTTTGGGATCTGCACACACACGACGACCATCCTGTAGAGTAAAGCtgtagaggagagagaagatttacatcagtgtgaaactgtaataaaatcagaaaatcagacactctgacacgcctcaaacctccaagataatataaagttagattcatatataagatttataagTTAGATTCAGTACCAAGTTCAATTCtattacacataaacataaagaattaatagacatgaaaatattaactttaattattcattaaaaataaacaagggaCTGAACACTTACATGACTCCAGGATTTAGACACTCAGGATCTGTTACATTATACTCTGTAATGACTCTTACAATGATTGGTTGTGTCAGAAAGCTGAAACAGCACTCAGCTGTTCCATGTCCatctgtgtgaaaacatttctacatttagttttgtgattaaatgttcaataagaaaatattagacTCTTTTATATCTAGTATCAGATGCAGATTATTGTAGCTATTAAACTGTATTATCTtaatgtaagtgagaacaggaactagcttgtatataaaatgtttgtaatcAATTCCTGTATGAAAGACCaacaaagtgtttaataaataataaataattcattactcCTGATAATTTCTGATAATTACAAGTTATTTCTGTTTAGCCCTGTGACTGTTACTTTCTTTGTTATATTATCCTTTGCTACTATTACCAAACACTTCCCTTGTCTTTTTCTATATTAAAACCTATGTGATTGGGAGTTATGTGCGTTCTGCATCTTTAGGTTCATTCCCCCTGCTCGCTGACAGCTCTGAACTCTGAACTCTGATCTCTGTAacgcaggtttatattaatgtacttatTCTAATAGGTTATTGTTTCCATAACAACCACCCATTCACAACGATGTGTAGAGCAGATGTGACATTTAAAcagcttaaaataaatgtttaacacatttgacacatttgttTAACATAAATAGAATAGCATTTACTTATTgactccagtgtcagggcttCCTTTGTCCACCATTccaacatcttcaggacagacgaGTTTACTAATGTTTATAATAGGTCTAATgtgagtgagaacaggaactagctTGTCTCACTGACATGTTCAAAACATGGGAAAGGTCACACTTTAAGACCTAAATATTGTAACCATTGAACATTTGCTGTGGTTTAAGAGAATAAAACTCTTGTGGACGTTCTGTTACAGAACAATCCTCATCTTtacagtgtaacagtaactctgcttcatcacaccatcacatcactcagtattttactgtaacagtgtgacaaacacacagcgGTTTATTAATGCTGCTTATTTACAGAAACCTGATCAGCTTTTTAGGAAATTCAGCATCAGTATAAACCAGGGGTTTAATATtacttattataattatataataataataataataataataataataataataataataataataataataataataaagattaactTTATCTTACAACGGGCCGTTGTGAAGGACTGAAGGCAGGTGAAAACCAGCAGGAGAGAACAAGAGATCatgactgctgctgctgctgctgctgatgatgatgatgaagatgatgatgatgatgatgatcatcctttgttagaagaccgagtaaaaccaactctgatagttgaccttgtgttttcaaaactaacccgtgcaacctaggacacattccttagtgggattgtggaagggtttcctacgcaatccgaaaacatgtCACTAAGGGACATGTATGTCAGTATAAATTACTTCATGGTCAAAATGTCCCAGATAGCAACCTTTGATATTTGCTCATTTTTAAACGATTTTTAAAGAAGgaacatatttatttctattcatctGCTAGAAATTTTAAAAACTCAATATAGTTGAATTCATCTATTTGATATATGTGAgtacatattttttctttttttaaacatgaaaatattataTTGGGAAAGATAACTGGACATAATATTTCAATGTACGTTACATAAAAGAcaaattttatgtcattttatatcTGTCAGTGTTCAGTTTTGGACCTCAAAGGTTTCTGTATCTCAGTGAcgatattataataattatatacttGATCAACGGTTTgatttgaaaatatttaacGGTTTGATTTGAAAATGATTTTCTTTAGTGTTAACATCGCTGGTCCCAGTCATTCTAGTGTAATGGTTAAATGGTTGTAAAGATATTGCATGAATAAAATGAGCCAATTCTTAGTCCTGATACTTAGTTTATTACCAGAGTTCAGTCTACAAATGGCAGTTAATTCCAAGCCAATTTCCAGGCAGAGAAAattgacatgttgacattttgctgattgacattttatttgacATGTTTTTGACTCTATGTAGTTGCAGTAATTTCAGAGAGCACCACATAGAGATGCCCCCAGGGGTGCTCCACATTCAGAAACTGCCTGACAGGAAAGTTGACCACATCGAGgttcagggccttgctcaggggcccaggaatgatagcttggtggacctgggattagaACTCACAATCTTCTGATCAgaggtccaacaccttaaccaccaagcCACTACATCCCCATGTGGACAGATTATGCTAATAAGTGGCTAGTAAATCACTGGGGCCCAAACCAACCAAAAAGAAAGGGTCACAAAATGGTGTAACCCGAACGTAGTTCTATTTAACACTGAATTTAACCAGAAATTCTATTTAACCTGAATTTAACTTCTTAGGAAAACTGCCCTTTTCTCTCCATTTGGGATACACCATTTTGTTTGTTGGATAAAGCCCCAATGACATACTAGCCACTTATGAGCAGAATTCTCCGTTCGCATGCTGCTTATGATGTGCAGCTCTTGCAGCATCTGAGGGATTTCCTGAGATTGCTGAAACCAGCAGGACTCATCTAAAGAAATGTACGGCTGGACGAGTGGAAGTAGAGTGTATGGGTCTCCACTTGGACCATTGGCAGGTACATAACCAAATTGCTGTGTGTATCTTCAGCATCATTAAAACCAATATAATATTAGGTTTAGAAAACTATGAATAAAGGCATTGAACATTATCATTGCCATTGTGAGGATTTGATGGCATGCAAAAACCAGCAGGAGAGAACTTGactagtgatgatgatgaaggtgatgattaTATAATTCTCTTTTTGCAGAGATCAGCTCTGATCCTATGATTGGAATATGATATGATCTGTAGTGTGTGGTTTAGGTTAAAGGGGAAAATGTTTTAGTTTgactgtgagagaaaaaaacacacacgtctTCCACAGGAAATCCAGCTGCAGTTAAAGTGAGACAGATCTGTGCAGACTTTAACACGACTTTAACACCTTAACACAGCTAAACTTACATCaatgcacaaaaacaaatagataaaaatgaGTGCAGTTTTATTAGGGTGAAACAATAAAGAGTCCAAACTCAGATCTTATGTTAAacaacacaccacattacacaatACAGACACAGCCTTCAAAGTTACACAAAGGTTTATTTAAGTTAGAAAGGTACATAAAATATCTTGTTACAAAAGTTTGGATAAATGATTATCAAGCATCATCAAGCATTCAGTCTACTTTAATTGAATCTAAGTTGAATGAAGCTGAGTTGATTCCTTCGGCTTCCAAATGATTCATTGCCATTTTCTCTAAAACGGACAGTCTATGACCGGTGACTGTTCTTCTTTGTCTGTTTGCCCCCCcaaaacataactgtggtttatcacacctgagttcaatttctctagccacacccaggcctgattactgccacacctgtttgcaatcaagaaatcacttaaataagacctgactgacaaagtgaagtagaccaaaagatcctcaaaagctacacatcatgccgagatctatagaaattcaggaaaaaatgagaaagaaagtaattgagatctatcagtctggaaaaggttattaagccatttctaaagctttaggactccagtgaaccacagtgagagtcattatccacaaatggtgaaaacatgtaggtttggattttgttttaataataaaaacagtcatttaaaaactgcatgttatGTTTACTtatgttatctttgactaatatttaaatttgtttgatgatctgaagcATTAACAGTGTgacaaatgtgtaaaaaataaaaaaaaatcaggaaaggtgcaaacactttttcacaccactgtatttagaatcagaaagagctttattgccatgTATGTTttacatacgaggaatttgttttaatgacagaagctacacagtgtaacagaatgacatagacatgaacacatataatatagacagtagggatgagcgagtacagcattatctgtatctgttaaccatatgaattatctgtatctgtacttggagtgggtggggcctaacccagaAGTAGGCAAGGCTTGtattgaaatgggcggggctttaaccggtatgttattttaagcatgcaattgatatgggttgatcagaaattagAAAATCAGAAAGCTAAAGGGGAAAAACCAACATTAAGAAACCAGCTGGGCAAGAAATAAGTCTGTTTTTACATGCGAAATCATTAAGAGATTATTTAGCAGCCGGGTTTTCCTAATTAAAGCATAAAGACTACACTACATCAGccctacatgtgtgtgtgtgtgggtgggtgtgcaTGTGCTCCTAATGCActgcataccaccccgctgctgagatccctccactggcttccggtagctcacgcatcagattcaaaactcTGATGCTGGccaacaaagccaaaaatggaccagctccctcttacctcaaagccctcatcactcttcgcactgcaccccgcaccctccgatctaccagcactgcttgactggttccaccatctctcagggtaagaggcaagtatactacaagactcttctctgttctggcaccaaggtggtgggatgaacttcccctagaggtccggacagctgagtcactggctattttcaagcggcggttgaagacctacttattcaggaaacacttcaactagcacttctttccttatcttttgcatttaaaaaaaaaaaacacctttgacactttttcattgtaactctgaacaaatgttttaaattcatggtatcttaagtatgtaacttagtgatccagcattaatttattcaatgttagagatttaagcacttatgtacgtcgctctggataagggcgtctgtcacatgctgtaaatgtaaatgtaaatggtgagactggccatgctgtatggtttagagacagtgtcactgaagaagagacaggagtcagagctagaggtatccgagctgaagatgttgaggttccctttgggagtgacaagattggacaggattaggaacgagtacatcagagggacagctcatgttggatgtttgggggacaaagttagggagacaagattaagatggtttaaacatgttcagaggagggggagtgagtatattggtaggagaatgatggacatggagctgccaggcaggaggcaaagaggaaggccaaagaggaggtatttggatgtaattaatgaggatatgaagctagtacAGATTTCAGGGAAACTTCAGTACAGTATTATATCTggctatataaatattaataaatattatacctCTCAGACCCCGGTGTCCCCAGAACCCATTTTAAAATATCGCCTTAAGGGATCTTGGGATGTTTTGACAAAACAATTCTGCATGTGTGATTCTGCATGTGCTAGATGGATCTATCTTTCTGAgagtgtatttaaaaatgacaataaaatgataaccatgaagaaaataaaatcatacacaacgaataatattttttttatttatttttatttattcatatatatatatatatatattttttttttaatttatttttttttagatttttttattgctgaagtTATGGTAGTCTGCCACAGAATCATTTTATAAATTCATCAGTGACGAGgaaaatattgtattatatttggtGAGATGCAGTTGGAAGCATTTCAGCCACTTTTCTTGGCACACACAAAGGGATAGGGGTTGTCACAAGGAATATCGTTCCAGTTTTTAGCGGCTACagataacagaaaaaataaacttgtAAATGTCACGGTATTTGAGTTCAGGCAAAAGCAACACACCACAAGCTATTAAGATTAAGACAGCTGTAAGAATTTTTACTTACTAGCAGCATTCATATGCACACAGCACTctttgttattataattatctgGTTGTGCTGGATTCCACTTGGTGAACGTCAATTTGGTGCCATCAGaccaaaaaaattcaaaaggcTGAAAGATGAACAGAGGAAATCACAAGGTTTTATAGTTGATAAAATTTTACCAACGTtcccatgattttttttaccatgtttAAGTCAATAAATCATGCACCATACAGTCAGATAATCCCCTGCTTACCTTCTGACAGTCACTGAGGCCGATGTATGTTAGATCCTCCGTGGGGTCATAACTACGGATAAGAGACTTTACATGCTGATATTCATTCTCGCTGTGTATTGAGACCAAGTGTGCATCAAATTTCTGACAGAATttctagaaaaacaaacagaacttaTGCACAATTTAGGAACTGACACTGTATGCATCtcataaataaatcttattttaaactttatacagGTACAAAACAGCTATAGTAGATATTGACCAAGACATagtcattcatccattttaaaataaatattaaattttctgtcctgtcctgttaCTATGTTACTGTTCACAGCCTTATATTACTAAGAATCAgtattatattagtatattagtaaacttatctgaactacctcgggtcatggggagcctgtgatTGATGCACAAAATGATATTctgtaaaattaatattaattttgttctctctcactcactcattttctaccgcttatccgaactacctcgggtcacgggaagcctgtgcctatctcaggcgtcatagggcatcaaggcaggatacaccctggacggagtgccaatcgcagggcacacacacactctcattcactcacacactcacagactacggacaatttttcagagatgccaatcaaccttccatgcatgtctttggaccgggggaggaaaccggagtacccggaggaaacccccaaggcacgggccgaacctgcaaactccacacacaaaaggtggaggcgggaatcaaacccccaacccaggaggtgtgaggcgaacgtgctaaccactaagccaccgtgcccccccattccACCAGTGATATGCTAATAAATAATcctttcacaattttttttttcacttttgtgtAAATAGagcaaatgtaaaaatgtttggaaagaattaaaataaacctctgCAGAAACCCAATCCAGTCTGACGCCGTTGTACATGTAGCAGCGACCGGAATAGGAGGTCCATCCAAATGGGCATTTTTCAGAATATGCATTCTTTAATGCCTGAACtaaaaagataaacaatattttatgtatttatgtatgtatgtatgtatgtgtatatatatatatatatatatatatatatatatatatatatatatatatatatatatatatatatatatacatgctcACGCAGGTACAtacaggtacatacacacactagtcTTGATATGCTACAGCAATACAGTttttcttcactggaactaagcaTTACAATTTTCCTTCACTAGAACCAgtatgacaatgtccctgtgcacaaagacatggtttgccaaaagTGGAGCAAAAGAACCCAAGTGTCCTCTCTGGACCTTGTGGAGCTTACTTTACATCAAAAGGGGACTAAAGCTAGAACGTTCAAAAAGCATATTCTAGCCGTAAAGTATActttactgtatacagtatatacagtacagtactgtgcaaagttTTTTCGCATAAAATCTTTCTGTTTCAACGTATATCCCAAGACAGACTCAATGATGTTGTGATCAGGTCTAAATGGAAGATATTTCTTAACAACATGATTCTTGCTTTAGTCTTTTGGCTTTTGGTCTCAGTATATTCATTTTTGGCtgctataaatttatttatttataaaagccCTTATTCGTCCAGTTATGGCCTTAATACATTAACTTGCAGCCTTAAGACTCTGTGGTGACATATATTTATAACTTCTGTAATAGGAAATAATCAGTTtgagtaaattaattaattaaaaagaaagtaaagctgGTACAAATGAAGTATTCTTAATAGCATACTGATCTGTGCAGGTATTTTAATTACCTTTCACAATGTCAGGATCAGCCTCTAGAAaccagaagaaagaaaagagtaatGTAAGTCCTGGTGGATACAATTACAATTTAGCTGCTTTTcaagattttaatattttaattcacCACAGCTTAAAAGGAAATTGGGGAAAGGACATCATTTTTGGTCAATTATTTTTTCGATGTTATTTATAGATACAGATGACAAATTTTAATGatgttcaaaaagaaaaaaagaaaaaaaattaaaaagagagCGATCTGCCAATCACACAATAACAAccacattatatttttattaataatatgatattttcaaacaaccaaaaatgaaaacaataatattttattatataacaaaaaaaacagttaatatTTTACGTAAAATGTATATCATATTcactaacaattttatttttagttttatccTAATATCCTTAATAGAGTTAAGATTCTTACCCAAAGCTGTTCCTGCTGTGGCAAGAATAAGAAGCATCACCACTTTGGTCTGAGAAGCCATAGTTCTTTGTTTTCACgcactggaagaaaaaaatcatgatttgtgttaatgtaatgagAATTGTGCATGTTATACAGTACCTCACCGTAACTCCACTTACATCTAATCAGGAGGTTTTACTCGCTTGATGTAACAAATGAAGGTAAGTGATGATGCTTATATAGTGGTACTGTCAGGAACTTCCTCTTtccaaagaatttttttttggcttgagTTAAAGTATTTaactgcaaaacagcaattgaaaTGTGAGACAACATGTTCGaagagcaaaaaacagtgtccaaaaacagcatgtaaacaggttgttGGATGTATATTGAAAGAGTGTCTATTtgttgtaggtctgtgcagtccatgtgcggtgatgtgcgtgtgtgtgttgtgctcagtacagttcagttcagttattaaggagcctgataaaattatatacattttatgatAGTGAATATAATAATTCTCGGTGTGTGGACAACAAACGTTGGTACTCTCATATTCTCAGTCGCCAGACTTTTAATTGAACCCGCCTGGTCCtcttttgtgtgtttggttcTTTTCTATTTCTCCCTATATTAAGTGCCTGGGTTTGGTATATGCTGAGTTTCCTATGATTTATATTGTTGTTAAGCCTTTGTATTTGAAATCTGagtcttttcttgtttttagaTCTTGTTTTCgcttggatttgttttttttttggctctgaCTGAACCTTGCCTGTTTTTTACCTGTTTGTCTGGATTCCAATTTGGAAGTTGTGTGTTTCATTACTTTTGCATGTTCAGGTTATTTTGAATGCATCAcctgttttttgtgtgtatctTGCCCTTTTGTACTTGCCCTTTGGAACTGTTAGGTCATTTGATCAGTTTAAATTTTTCACTCTTTCaaggtatttttcatttaacttCAGATTTGGACTGTTTCAGGTCTATTAGAtaaaatccattcattcattcattcattcattttctaccgcttatccgaactacctcgggtcacggggagcctgtgcctatctcaggcgtcatcagacatcaaggcaggatacaccctggacggagtgccaacccatcgcagggcacacacagacactctcattcactcacatactagggacaatttttccagagatgccaatcaacctaccatgcatgtctttggaccgggggaggaaaccggagtaccccgaggcacggggagaacatgcaaactccacacacacaaggtggaggcgggaatcgaaccccgaccctggaggtgtgaggcgaacgtgctaaccactaagccaccgtgcccctagaTAAAATCCAAATAAGCAGAAATTTGAATTGCAGGTTGTAAAGCAACAGGAAATTTTTTTGCGTATCAGACAATATTTTTGCATATCATTAACCTCTGGTCTCTTCGTTTCCTGCTATCTGTGAATCTTATTTCAGTTAGGCTTTGTCATCTTGAAACAGCAGTTTGTTTCAGATGTCTGTATCACAGGAATCATCTGTTCAGTTTTTTATCTAtgatgagtgttttttttgccACTCATGGATTACAAAGCATGATACATTAACCAACAAACTTTTGGATGAATAAAAGTACAATAACTGTGTAACCCATTCAAACTCTATTGAGTTGTGAATATCAATACAAAATCTGAAAATTTGTCTTGGGCAGCACATGACCCATGGGATTGATGTAGATTATTAGACTGTCTTTGAACTGCCATTGTGtctgtcagctttg includes these proteins:
- the LOC132848048 gene encoding type-2 ice-structuring protein-like codes for the protein MASQTKVVMLLILATAGTALEADPDIVKVQALKNAYSEKCPFGWTSYSGRCYMYNGVRLDWVSAEKFCQKFDAHLVSIHSENEYQHVKSLIRSYDPTEDLTYIGLSDCQKPFEFFWSDGTKLTFTKWNPAQPDNYNNKECCVHMNAATAKNWNDIPCDNPYPFVCAKKSG